A segment of the Synechococcus sp. CBW1002 genome:
CGACGCCTGTGGTGGGCCGAGGGCAAACGCTTCGTGAAGCTGCGGGTCTCCACCCGTGCCCTCAAGACCATTCAGAAGAAAGGCCTGGGTGCCTATGCCCGCGAACTGGGGGTCAACCTGGCCAAAATCTGAAGAGCATCGGCTCCGGCCG
Coding sequences within it:
- the rpmB gene encoding 50S ribosomal protein L28, whose amino-acid sequence is MSRVCQLTGKRANNGMAVSHSHVRTKKLQQVNLQERRLWWAEGKRFVKLRVSTRALKTIQKKGLGAYARELGVNLAKI